A single genomic interval of Takifugu flavidus isolate HTHZ2018 chromosome 19, ASM371156v2, whole genome shotgun sequence harbors:
- the sash1a gene encoding SAM and SH3 domain-containing protein 1a isoform X5 produces the protein MEELRRRRVSQELDMDKQDLSNTSLQLRTEIQESLGFSSEVSTPETDRKMPLHKSSSEDGSNGKWDNKKKNKSFWQNFRKSQHKPVGRQTSKGDDIGYVASEITMSDEERIQLMMMVKEKMITIEEALARLKEYELSRQSCSTDTAEWTEGSPPNLNQSSNCNSREQSDDEQSEDSVKFKRLHKLVNSTRRVKKKLIKVEEGKKHGSEDFLNVETLPTCEDSTALYTGVIKKPPLAQDASLPSLTQDQLSLDGDTDSLTNSPSSSSLDTWSGHKLVKTFSKSSSTHGLIRPPRRTPVGSGVLGSSISGVGGSGSSFSELDGCGADEEGKLSRSTTDGEMRRALSSISHGVSNKEALYAYYGLTKPRPKPHAQSRLLISLDDGPQGSPKHQLASRHHGSWTHRKPDPNYAYSTKHLLYQRSRNAKTPLSPLSATPSSPARCDVAKTKGFGSVGGGWVFPSRRLRGRTAVSELNITYVVERSLYGHLNWAQLVRPVTLSRAERRCLLEEDREADRKWAASVDRCTKRVLLRIQQKSRTCSFGGFDLTNRSLHVVNSCSEANAREQEPIYREVVKSPTTSRISLGKKVKSVKETMRKRMSKKYSNSFSEQSSPDGAPGSPQSPQPDMDSLEKPKLKAGGSVESLRSSLSGQSSMSGQTVSTTDSSASNRESVKSEDGDDEEPPYRGPFCGRARVHTDFTPSPYDTDSLKLKRGDVIDIISKPPMGTWMGLLNNKVGTFKFIYVDVLSEEEEKPKRPVRRRRKGRPPKPTSVEELLERINLKEHMPTFLFNGYEDLDTFKLLEEEDLDELNIRDPQHRAVLLTAVELLQEYDSSSDPERLSGSQEKLLSEGRGLVGDSPRDSGCYESNENLENGKSRKTSHSSRSPAGHQSPDYPTLPMTRSTEALQSSKSQRTKFSKNFFIKPSLKGFSLLGLRKAQRRPPIPASRSCEDLDGPPQATGHWKRSHSLGDLHWEHSVEQRALGLEFKPSKETNSGPSSPTKICKNQVSSAPNGILSPKGRGGRPPVPSQLPLLPTCRTQSSKPPEPLSSPTPSPPESTGSGERVIRTHPKKPPVPPPVPAKKSKERLANGLRHPPLSLPSSPSPTPSPTHSFNRSHPSSPVVRTPSPSAPALPAKNPSSPASPSATSSASSMGEDSGSPPAAPPPWLSDLGGKVAISRKVSHSKMSPDLLTVVEQRLEAEGIDLTEEPYSDKHGRCGIPQPLVQRYSEDLDQPVKDLASSMDQLRVRELRKQHRMAIPSGGLTEMCRRPQPSGTISSVSDWLTSIGLPMYASPLAAAGIDTLSRVSSLTESAAREAGVRDQRHLRRLVGEARTVGAEQAGHPS, from the exons atggaggagctgcgcaGACGCCGCGTCTCCCAGGAGCTCGACATG GACAAACAGGACCTGAGCAACACGTCGCTGCAGCTCCGTACCGAGATCCag GAGTCGTTGGGCTTCAGCAGCGAGGTCTCCACGCCAGAAACGGACAGAAA aATGCCTCTGCACAAATCCAGTTCTGAGGATGGATCTAATG GTAAATGGGacaacaagaagaagaacaaatcTTTCTGGCAGAATTTCCGAAAGTCCCAGCACAAACCAGTTGGACGTCAGACTTCCaaag GAGATGATATCGGCTACGTCGCCAGCGAGATCACCATGAGTGATGAAGAGCGAAtccagctgatgatgatggtcaaAGAGAAGATGATCACCATCGAGGAAGCTCTAGCTCGG CTGAAGGAGTATGAGCTCAGCAGACAGTCCTGCAGTACTGACACTGCAGAGTGGACTGAGGGATCTCCGCCCAATCTAAACCAGTCCTCAAACTGCAAC TCACGTGAACAGTCAGATGACGAACAGTCTGAAGACTCCGTGAAGTTCAAGCGGCTCCACAAGCTGGTCAATTCTACACGCCGGGTCAAGAAGAAGCTCATCAAGGTGGAAGAAGGCAAAAAGCACGGGTCCGAAG ACTTCCTGAATGTGGAGACCCTGCCCACCTGTGAGGACAGCACAGCCCTATATACAGGGGTTATAAAGAAGCCCCCTCTGGCCCAGGATGCCTCTTTGCCCTCCCTCACCCAGGATCAACTCTCTCTGGATGGAGACACTGACAGCCTGACCAACTCCccttcctccagcagcctggaCACCTGGTCTGGGCACAAACTGGTCAAAACCTTCAGCAAGTCTTCCAGCACCCACGGACTGATTCGCCCCCCAAGGAGAACCCCAGTGGGATCCGGGGTCCTTGGAAGCTCCATTTCTGGCGTGGGAGGCAGTGGCTCCTCGTTCTCGGAGCTGGACGGCTGTGGAGCGGACGAGGAAGGGAAGCTGTCGCGCTCCACAACTGATGGCGAGATGCGGAGGGCCCTGAGCTCCATCTCACACGGGGTAAGTAACAAGGAAGCTCTGTATGCCTATTACGGCCTCACCAAACCCCGTCCCAAGCCCCACGCCCAGTCCCGTCTCCTCATATCCCTGGATGACGGCCCCCAAGGCAGCCCCAAACACCAACTTGCCAGCCGGCATCACGGCAGCTGGACACACAGGAAGCCCGACCCCAACTACGCTTACTCCACTAAGCACCTACTGTATCAACGCTCGCGCAACGCCAAGACCCCGCTCTCCCCTCTGTCCGCCACCCCATCCTCCCCCGCGCGCTGCGATGTTGCCAAAACCAAAGGTTTTGGCAGCGTGGGGGGCGGCTGGGTGTTCCCCTCTCGCAGGCTGCGCGGTCGAACAGCAGTCAGCGAGCTGAACATCACCTATGTGGTAGAGCGGAGCCTGTACGGTCACCTCAACTGGGCGCAGCTGGTCCGCCCGGTCACCCTCAGCCGCGCTGAGCGCCGCTGTCTGTTGGAGGAAGATCGCGAGGcggacaggaagtgggcggCCAGCGTGGACCGTTGCACCAAGCGAGTGCTGTTGCGCATCCAGCAGAAGTCT agaACCTGCAGCTTCGGAGGCTTCGATCTGACCAACCGCTCCCTCCATGTGGTCAACAGCTGTTCCGAAGCCAAC GCTAGAGAACAAGAGCCCATTTACAGAGAGGTGGTCAAATCCCCAACTACGTCCCGGATCTCCCTGGGCAAGAAGGTCAAGTCGGTCAAAGAGACCATGAGGAAGCGCATGTCGAAGAAGTACAGCAACTCCTTCTCCGAACAG TCCAGTCCTGATGGAGCCCCTGGTTCCCCTCAGTCCCCCCAACCTGACATGGACTCTCTGGAGAAGCCAAAGCTGAAGGCCGGAGGCTCCGTGGAAAGTCTGCGTAGTTCCCTTAGTGGACAGAGTTCAATGA GCGGTCAGACGGTGAGCACCACTGACTCATCAGCCAGTAACAGAGAGAGTGTGAAGTCCGAGGACGGTGACGATGAAGAGCCACCTTACAGAGGACCCTTCTGTGGCCGCGCGCGGGTCCACACAGACTTCACCCCCAGTCCCTACGACACGGACTCCCTCAAGCTGAAG CGCGGCGACGTGATCGACATCATCAGTAAACCGCCGATGGGAACGTGGATGGGCCTGCTGAACAACAAAGTGGGCACTTTTAAGTTCATCTATGTGGATGTGCtaagcgaggaggaggagaagccaaAGAGGcccgtgaggaggaggaggaagggccGACCGCCCAAACCCACGtcggtggaggagctgctggagcgaATCAACCTCAAG GAGCACATGCCTACGTTCTTGTTCAATGGCTACGAGGACCTGGACACGTtcaagctgctggaggaggaggacctggatgagctgaacaTCAGGGACCCCCAGCACAGAGCCGTGCTGCTCACCgccgtggagctgctgcaggagtacGACA GCAGCAGTGACCCGGAGCGCCTGTCGGGCtcccaggagaagctgctgtccGAGGGGCGGGGCCTAGTGGGAGACTCCCCGCGAGACTCCGGATGCTACGAGAGCAACGAGAACCTGGAGAACG gaaaaagcaggaaaacatccCATTCCAGTCGCTCCCCCGCCGGCCACCAGTCTCCAGACTACCCCACCCTGCCCATGACCCGGTCAACTGAGGCTCTGCAGAGCAGCAAGAGCCAACGCACAAAGTTCTCCAAAAACTTCTTCATCAAACCCTCCCTGAAGGGCTTCAGCCTGCTGGGGCTGAGGAAAGCCCAAAGACGGCCCCCCATCCCAGCCAGCCGCAGctgtgaggacctggatgggcCCCCACAGGCCACCGGACACTGGAAACGCTCCCACTCTCTGGGAGATCTGCACTGGGAGCACAGCGTGGAGCAGAGGGCCCTGGGCCTGGAGTTTAAACCTAGCAAAGAAACCAATTCTGGCCCAAGCAGCCCCACAAAGATCTGTAAGAATCAGGTTTCTTCAGCTCCCAATGGAATCCTAAGTccgaaggggagggggggcagaccACCCGTGCCCTCccagctgcctctcctccccactTGTCGCACCCAGTCCTCCAAACCTCCAGAGCCTCTCTCCAGTCCCACTCCGAGTCCTCCAGAGTCTACTGGAAGTGGGGAGAGGGTCATCCGGACTCACCCGAAAAAGCCCCCGGTCCCCCCTCCAGTTCCAGCAAAGAAGTCCAAAGAACGACTCGCCAACGGCTTGAGGcaccctcctctgtctctgccttcCTCGCCATCTCCCACCCCCTCTCCCACCCACTCCTTCAACCGTTCCCACCCCAGCAGCCCCGTCGTTCGCACCCCCAGCCCGAGTGCCCCCGCCCTGCCCGCCAAGAACCCAAGCAGCCCAGCGAGCCCCAGCGCCACCTCGTCCGCCTCTTCAATGGGCGAGGACTCGGGCTCACCTCCAGCCGCTCCCCCGCCCTGGCTCTCAGACCTGGGGGGCAAAGTGGCCATTTCAAGGAAGGTTTCCCACAGCAAGATGAGCCCAGACCTGCTCACCGTGGTGGAGCAGCGGCTGGAGGCCGAGGGCATCGACCTCACTGAGGAGCCGTACTCTGACAAG CACGGCCGCTGTGGGATCCCTCAGCCGCTGGTGCAGCGTTACTCCGAGGACCTGGACCAGCCGGTGAAGGACCTGGCCTCCAGCATGGACCAGCTCCGAGTCCGAGAGCTCCGCAAACAACACAGAATGGCT ATCCCGTCTGGAGGTTTGacagagatgtgcaggaggcCTCAGCCCTCAGGTACCATCAGCAGCGTCTCTGATTGGCTCACCTCCATCGGCCTGCCCATGTACGCCTCGCCTCTGGCGGCGGCCGGCATCGACACGCTGAGTCGCGTCTCCTCGCTCACGGAGAGCGCCGCGCGGGAGGCCGGGGTGCGGGACCAAAGACACCTGCGGCGGCTGGTCGGCGAGGCCCGGACGGTCGGCGCGGAGCAAGCGGGGCACCCCTCCTAA